The region AAATTCCAACTTCTGTTTATATCTTGGAAACGTAAAATGCTGGGAAAGGGGGAACGAAAGACTTTCTGAATGTGAGCTTGCATACTACAGGTCTGATATTTGGGTGGTTATAAGAGTATTACAAAGACTGCTGTCAGGGTTTTAATTCTGTTGTGAACAGCAGTAATTTAATGTTGAATTCATCCAAGAATTCGTGCAGATACACAATTTCTGTGGGCTTCTGATTCAGTGATAATTTAGTGGAGACTATATTGTTGCTTCATTTTAATATCGAGCCAATGAACCCTTGTCCTGCAAATAGATCTTCCTGGTGCAGTAATGACTTCAGTATCATGGCTTTGGTGTCTGCAGTGAAGTGGCTGCGGAAAAACAACTGACTTAGTTTTCCAGTAAGATTTTGTGGTTTCTGGATTGATTAATTCCTTAATAAACatcttggaaatattttatttaaatacagctcAGAATTAGTCCTGTGCATAATGGAAACATGTCATTATTGGGTGTGGGTCTTCTAGAAGAAAACCCACACTTTAGAAGAGCTTGGCTTTATAATTAAGAGTCTAGGTGGAGGCCCAGTAGCAAAGGGCTGGGTATTATTCTTGGCTATTTTGCTGTGCCAGACACTTTATAGCTAACAAAAGAAGTAACAATTAATGTAAAACAATGCAGGCCCAATCATGTTTTTTGTTAAGTAGATTTTTACAATTAAAATGCAGGTAGTGACTAATCTTTCTTTCGGGATAAATTTTTGAATTTTAATGGAAGGTAGAGTATCAAAACAAATACTTGCTTCTGCCTTATGTTAAAACAAGGAAGACAGTAGCAGCTCCTTTCAAACTACTTTTTCTACTATATTAAATCATCTGACAGAGAAGTTGTAGAAAATACTTAGAGGttgagggaggagagaaaagctAGCCAGCAACCATCCATACTGCAGTATGGTTGGTGTTCCTCTTACCATTGCTGTCATGAACTGCCTTGAcatgagtaaaaagaaagatttaatacCTTTCTGTATCTACCAGTGATGAAAATAATTGGGGTAGGTTAAGACGTGTGAAAATTCTGAGTTTAGCATGAAAATGCTTTGGATAGTTACACAGGTAAGAGAGACAGTGATTCCTTGAGGCCTGCACTCGATTGTTTAAAGTATTGGTTTTAATCCAGATTTTAAGCTCTTAGGACAAACTAATATGACAACAACACACAGAAGAGCATACTAAAGGCTGTTTTGTTTCTGGAGAAAGATACTGTGATTCACGGATAAAGATGATGTGAATAAATCAACCCATATTTTGTCTGTCCTTTCCTTGCAGATCAGCAACCGTGTCCTGTATGTATTTTTTACGCACGTTCAGGAGTTCTTTGGGAATGTGACCCTAAAGCAGGTGACAAAACCTCTTCGCTGGTCAAATATGGCAACAATGCCAGCACTTCCAGAAACACAAGAAAGCATCAAAGAAGAAATCAGGCGACAGGTTGacaattatttcagtgtttttctgtttatctttgcCCATACATTCAGCAGTACATCTTCATAACCTTGTAACATGCTCTTTAATTCTATCACAATTGTCCTGTCACTGGAGACCACTGGAAAGAGAGTGGTGATGTTCTTGCCCATTTCACACGTGAAAAGTTGTTACAGTCTTGTGATGATTACAGCAGTGTTTTTTGTGGATTCCTTTGCTCTGTAGTTCAATACTTTTATCAAGGGAGGAAAGTTAGGATAACGTGTTAGGAGTGTGGTTTCTTTAATTTTGCTCTTCAGCTAGTTCTAGAGCATGTGCAGAATATATGTTAAACACTTGGTGGTGGTTGATGTCAGGCTTTCAAGACCAGCACTCCAAGtcaaaaagatttttcttttccgtCTGCCCTGCTGTGATATATTAAAGACACTGATTTCTCTGTCAATATTTCTAGGAGTTCCTACTGAACTGTTTACACAGAGACTTGCAGGCAGGGATAAAAGACTTATCCAAAGAAGAGAGACTCTGGGAGGTGCAAAGAATTTTAACAGCTCTTAAGAGGAAACTAAGAGAAGCTAAGAGACAGGTGGGTAACTTTTCTATTTATTGGCCAAACATCTAAATGATGGATTCCTAATTTGTGAGATGCAGAGGCACTCAGTTAGATCAAACCACATTTTAATCTTTACTGCAGATTTTTTCATCTTAACTTGGCTGATGAGCAATTGCATTTTCTGGTTAGCTGGCTGACCCTGGGGACAGCAAGATCTTCACACTCCttcacagctgtttaaaaaaacaaaaaaaagcaataaaaaactTAGTGTTTAATAGAGCATGTATTCGTTATACGCTTAAAACAATGAGTCCTGGGTACCATGAGGAACTACTGGAAGATTTAAGATTAAATTATTATgaagtttgttatttttttttaaattgtcctaTGTCCCAGAGAAGGAACAGACCTTGCTGAAAACTTTCAAGATAACCAAGATGGTGATTCTAAATGTGGAAAATAATGCAttcaagaaatcttttttttgCAGTAAATAGAGTGACTGGGGAAGCGGTTCTTTTAAAAGTTGTTCTCTTTCTCTGGCAGGAGTGTGAAACAAAGATTGCACAAGAAATTGCTAGCCTTTCAAAGGAGGATGTCTCCAAAGAAGAAATGAATGAGAATGAGGAAGTTATAAATATTCTTCTTGCACAGGTAGCTGGCAGGCACTTTACCTGTTCATCTGTTGGTATTGTTCCATATTGTTAAACACTCTTTTGTTCCTTCTAATGCAATGGGGAATTGAAGGCTTGAAGGGGTCTCTCTGTCCAGTAAAACACGAGGCTTTGTTTTAATGGCAAATAAAGCAGGGAAGGAATGGTGACTGCAGGAGTGAACCCAAAACTGAGTAAACTCTTGGTAACAGCAGAAAGGAGACACTGTGCAACAAGAACAAAAAGTAGCCTTTGTTGTTAGTGTACTTAAAAAGCACTTCCAAATCTAACCAGTTTTAATACTGTTAACTACTTTCCTGCTGATCAAAGGAAATAAGGCAACTGTTTCGGCTTTTTTGCCTCCTTTTGCTTCCCTCAGTAGCTTTGATCTTCTCTCTCCACTGTACATTCCTCCTTATATTCATCTTCAAAGACATATTTTATAATTCAGTTTTTCTAGCTATTTTACTGGTTAGCCAGAACTTTCCCCTGTGATTTAAGGAAAGAGGCAGCCAAACATGCCAGAACTCAGTGCGTCATCTCCACAACTATTCAGTACAGTGATTGTCTTGAAGATTCAGAACAGACGTTGGGTTTGAACTTACATTTACTTTGAGGTCTTGATGAATCAGAGTTCAAAGCAGGCATGCTCACCACTTCTACTGAAAGTATTTCAGAGAACAGCATCATCTCATACTTACCGTATGTTCCTGTAGAACATAAAGTCAGAGCTTTAAGTGCACTAAATGGATCATTGCAGGAGAACGAGATTTTAACAGAACAAGAAGAACTGCTGGCCATGGAGCAGTTCCTGCGGAGACAGATTGcctcagagaaggaagaaatagaTCGCCTTCGAGCAGAAATAGCTGAAATACAAAGGTAAGAGGGAGACTGCTTACGTGAGAGCCCTCACCAGGTGAGCACTCTTTGGGTAAAAGTACATACACGCTCTCCAGAAACAATACTCTAAAGTACACTTAAGAGCTCACCGTATGAATGTCATATTTGAAAGCCACCTCTTTTTATTGAAATCTCAACAACTTTGGatttttcaggatattttctgTTAGGATAATAATGGAATTATGATCTAAATGAAATTAGACCTGTGTACAAAAAAATTCCCCCTAGGAAATCACTGGTTTATTAAATTAAGCTTTGAAAggaaattctggttttgtttttaaaaccattGCAGATTATTCAGGGGGTGTAAGCTAACTCTTTTAAACTGCTACCGTCCTGGCAGACTTCCGGAAGTGTTTAAATCAGAGTTTGTGGTTGGTCTTTCAGTCGCCAGCAGCACGGCCGAAGTGAAACCGAGGAATACTCTTCTGAGAGTGAAAGCGAgagtgaggatgaggaggaactGCAGGTCATCCTCGAAGATCTGCAGAGACAGAATGAAGAACTGGAGGTAAGACTGGAGTCTTAGTATTACATGGCACTCTTCTTCTCAGTGGTTACTCGGCTGAGTCTGGGCAGAGATGTTTGCATATGTGCAGACTAGTAGTTTCGCAGCTGTTTGGCCTAGGCATAACACCCACACGCTCtgtttttaaatcactgttgTGTGCAAGTCCAGGTTGCTGGACTAATGTCTGGGCTAACGGCAGAACTTCATCCTGTCATGCAAAATGGCTCCCCTAGCTAGTCCCCTTCTTTGTCAGACGGAGCCCTcacatttgttttccttatttaaaagataaagaaCAATCACCTGAACCAAGCGATTCACGAGGAGCGAGAGGCCATCATAGAACTGCGAGTACAGCTTCGCCTGCTGCAGCGAGCTAAATCGGAGCAGCAGGTGCAGGAAGAAGAGGAGCCAGAAAAACGCGGGGGTGTTTCTCAGCAGCAAAGAGACAGTGTCCTGGAGACAAAAGCAGCCAAAGAGCAGCCAAAAGCGAGCAAGGAGCAGCAAGTCAAGCCATCGCCAAGTAAAGACAGGAAAGAAACTCCAATTTGATCCAGCTCCTTGGATATGCATAAAATCAACTGAACTGTGCAAATTACTGTAATTTGAGTCAAACTGCACAAATTATTGCTGGCTGTGTACATTCTgtaaagaaacttttcttttaagCCCTGGAGACTTTTGTCTCCAATACTTGTGGCTTCTACTCATCAGACTCAGGTGAGTTTGGAGAGGCCAGAAGAGTTTTCCAGTTAGTATCAGATTATTTCAAGACTGGTTTCCTTCAGGTGATTTAAAATAATCCAGtaacaagtttttattttaaaccaaaatcaTTATTTACATTCATTGGAGCAGAATTGGAAGATCTCATTTTCAGTAAATAAACAAAACTCCACCCACAGTTACTAATTATTTGCCTTGTGAATCTATTCACCCTCATTCACCATTATTTCTGCTTATTAACCTAGTCACTTCTTGCTTGTGCCTTTGATACCTTTCTGATGCAGATTCTATACAAGGGAGCTTTAAATTTATTCTGGGTTGGCTGAAGAGTTGGGAGACTGCGGGGTATCGTGTGTACCTAACATGCCCTTAagcttcatttttgttctgagaTGTACTGAATAAATGTGAAAACTTGAGAGATGTTATTTATGTCCCTGTATGATGGAAGTGTTCATGTCTTTTAGCGATGTAGGTAACCCATTTTACTCATTTACAAACCACCCTCGTCATACCTGTTTAAGATGGGCTCTGTTCACGCTGCTGCCATATAGCCAAGAGCTTTTTCTTCATCCATTTTGAATGTGTCAGTCTCTCCGAGAAAGCTACTGACGGATGCTTTAGGCAGTGAGGGGGATGGGTTATGCCACTTAAGCTACATCTGCCTGACCAAGCAATATAGCGTTTCCCTCCGCAGAAAGCCAAGGCACTTGTGCTTTCCAAATAAACCCGAAGAACAAAGCCAACAGGAGGCACTGGGGGTTCAGCAATAGCctcttttctttt is a window of Athene noctua chromosome 2, bAthNoc1.hap1.1, whole genome shotgun sequence DNA encoding:
- the RALBP1 gene encoding ralA-binding protein 1 isoform X2: MDIAIMTEGYAAFQEDSSGDEAESPSKLKRSKGIHVFKKPSFSKKKEKDFKIKEKPKDEKHKEDKHKEDKHKEKKSKDLTAADVVKQWKEKKKKKKPIQETEIPQVDVPSHRPVFGIPLSDAVDRTMMYDGIRLPAVFRECIDYVEKYGMKCEGIYRVSGIKSKVDELKAAYDREESPNLEEYEPNTVASLLKQYLRELPENLLTKELMPRFEDACGKSTEAEKVQECQRLLKELPECNHLLISWLIVHMDHVIAKELETKMNIQNISIVLSPTVQISNRVLYVFFTHVQEFFGNVTLKQVTKPLRWSNMATMPALPETQESIKEEIRRQEFLLNCLHRDLQAGIKDLSKEERLWEVQRILTALKRKLREAKRQECETKIAQEIASLSKEDVSKEEMNENEEVINILLAQENEILTEQEELLAMEQFLRRQIASEKEEIDRLRAEIAEIQSRQQHGRSETEEYSSESESESEDEEELQVILEDLQRQNEELEIKNNHLNQAIHEEREAIIELRVQLRLLQRAKSEQQVQEEEEPEKRGGVSQQQRDSVLETKAAKEQPKASKEQQVKPSPSKDRKETPI